In one Brassica oleracea var. oleracea cultivar TO1000 chromosome C9, BOL, whole genome shotgun sequence genomic region, the following are encoded:
- the LOC106313661 gene encoding protein PMR5 has protein sequence MNVLHHISLSAIVFLLPLLLQQEPSSSAIILSLKKRHGSSGSSSSGNQYSSSRPSSFQGNRSTCSLFMGTWVHDDSYPLYKPADCPAVVEGEFDCLMYGRPDSNYLKYRWQPQNCNLPTFNGAEFLLRMKGKNIMFAGDSLGKNQWESLICLIMSSAPSTRTQMTRGLPLSTFRFLDYGITMSFYKAPFLVDIDAVQGKRVLKLEEISGNANAWHDADLLIFNTGHWWSHTGSQQGWDLIQSGNSYYQDMDRFVAMEKALRTWAYWVETHVDRSRTQVFFLSISPTHDNPSDWAASSSSGSKNCYGETDPITGSAYPVSPYTDQLRSVIVEVLHGMHNPALLLDITLLSSLRKDGHPSVYSGLVSGSQLAKPGQSDCSHWCLPGLPDTWNQLLYTILFY, from the exons ATGAATGTTCTTCATCACATCTCACTCTCGGCCATTGTCTTCCTTCTTCCACTACTGCTCCAGCAAGAGCCATCTTCTTCCGCCATTATACTGAGCTTAAAGAAACGCCATGGGAGCAGCGGCAGCAGCAGCAGTGGCAACCAATACAGCTCAAGCAGACCGTCTTCTTTCCAAGGGAACAGAAGCACGTGCTCTCTCTTCATGGGCACGTGGGTCCATGACGACTCGTATCCTCTCTACAAACCGGCGGATTGTCCCGCCGTCGTGGAGGGTGAGTTCGATTGTCTGATGTACGGACGTCCTGACTCTAACTACCTCAAGTATCGATGGCAACCCCAGAATTGCAACTTGCCCAC GTTCAATGGTGCTGAGTTTCTGTTGAGGATGAAGGGGAAGAACATAATGTTTGCTGGTGATTCGTTGGGGAAGAATCAATGGGAGTCGTTGATCTGTCTCATTATGTCATCTGCACCGTCCACTCGTACTCAGATGACCAGAGGCCTCCCTCTCTCCACCTTCAGATTCTTG GATTATGGGATAACGATGTCGTTTTACAAAGCTCCGTTCTTGGTGGACATAGACGCTGTTCAAGGCAAGCGAGTGTTGAAGCTTGAGGAGATCTCTGGCAATGCTAACGCTTGGCATGACGCTGATCTTCTCATCTTCAACACTGGTCACTGGTGGAGCCACACCGGGTCTCAGCAAGG ATGGGACTTGATTCAATCAGGCAATTCTTATTACCAAGACATGGACCGCTTCGTTGCAATGGAGAAAGCTCTTCGTACTTGGGCTTATTGGGTCGAAACACATGTGGATAGATCCAGAACTCAAGTCTTCTTCCTCTCCATTTCTCCAACGCATGACAA CCCGAGTGACTGGGCAGCATCATCGTCTTCGGGATCCAAGAACTGCTACGGAGAGACAGATCCGATCACAGGATCTGCTTATCCAGTGAGCCCCTACACAGATCAGCTAAGATCAGTGATTGTTGAAGTGCTTCACGGGATGCACAATCCGGCATTACTTCTTGACATCACGCTCCTCTCTTCCCTCAGGAAAGACGGACACCCTTCTGTCTACAGCGGTCTTGTTAGCGGTTCACAGCTGGCCAAGCCAGGCCAGTCAGATTGTAGCCATTGGTGCTTGCCTGGTCTCCCTGATACATGGAATCAGTTGTTGTATACCATTCTCTTCTACTAG
- the LOC106319509 gene encoding LOW QUALITY PROTEIN: uncharacterized protein LOC106319509 (The sequence of the model RefSeq protein was modified relative to this genomic sequence to represent the inferred CDS: inserted 2 bases in 1 codon; substituted 1 base at 1 genomic stop codon) translates to MPEEPIFGWNSSGGRNLHRRKLLAGEKVEVRSVEEGFLGSWYSATVLSSKKRRLRSIRYNHILSDDATDYLVETVDVSEVVEGLSSSSGSLRGSLRPVPPKLEVDRFSLVYGLCVDVLINEAWWEGVIFDHENGSQKRSVFFPDLGDETDADLQSLRVTQDWDEVTEAWECRGRWMFLQLIEKYEEDNYLPVSVKQLWYDIRVRVGFARIREWTCSIRHLWEDLMVEVIEDNLKITINQFLRDNDAERYPLHEFELVKEASQXTYACPSGVEVEVIAPQEQQFFSNDKDHRCMSMPGLASLSGIRSEESYINGVTELSSQKSTSDHIKLILPDKLRTWQFFYCVVKSCPQAVSSYIRAPLQIVAFHVRKHLKYMGWTIEQTVDEGGRHRFRYLSPDGRLNEKSLRQICIILKQRDQPLAPPVVAKPLSLPSENWKCNTREMRSIVLALPACNRNVALGDGRKSPAATLLECGSQGKEEVFNRKSGESYPSNAAQNRKRALYFRLETKTKAQGFERLRSKRKQKPNLRYRSRENKLTVGSRDVNLSRTRGQTSRVLTDIKNRVTGRGKPRVSRSSKRLQRVMTPTSRNQSPRTVLSWLIDNNVILPRENIRXRNQKDHTVRKHGKLTRAGIKCSCCRRIFSISGFEAHANGGSCRTAANIFLDDGRSLLECQVEERKEAQPPNLLKIKLRHGENDIVCSVCHYGGKLILCDGCPSAFHATCLGLEDVPDGDWFCASCCCEACGLFIAKNTSKYAKDNILISCKQCERKYHPSCLQDSLNTFLAEKWFCSKDCEEIFVNLRELIGKPREVCLKKKLTWRLVQSLEQDTFGTDASKIEAVAETHCKLSVALDVMHELFEPVKRRHSGGDLAEDVIFSRWSKYKRLNFSGFYTVLLERNDELITVATVRILGKKVAEMPFIGTRFQHRQHGMCRVFMDELEKVLIDLGVERLVLPAVRCVLDTWINSFGFSKVIIPEKKNFLQFTFLEFGRTILCQKILIMSSVSHPPPSTSTVFLGETNCDIITIEDKYMRQNRT, encoded by the exons ATGCCGGAGGAGCCGATTTTCGGCTGGAACAGCAGCGGTGGACGAAATCTCCACCGGAGAAAGCTTCTCGCCGGTGAAAAAGTAGAG GTAAGAAGTGTTGAAGAAGGGTTTCTCGGTTCTTGGTATTCGGCAACTGTTCTTTCCTCCAAAAAGCGACGCCTCCGTAGCATCAGATACAATCACATCCTCTCTGATGATGCTACTGATTATCTTGTGGAGACTGTTGATGTTTCCGAGGTAGTGGAAGGGCTGAGCTCTTCTTCTGGTAGTCTACGTGGAAGTTTAAGACCTGTGCCGCCGAAGCTAGAAGTTGATCGATTCAGCCTTGTGTATGGACTCTGTGTTGATGTATTGATCAATGAAGCTTGGTGGGAAGGTGTGATATTTGACCACGAAAACGGTTCTCAGAAAAGGAGTGTCTTTTTCCCTGATTTGGGTGACGAAACTGATGCTGATCTTCAATCTTTGCGTGTTACTCAGGACTGGGATGAGGTTACAGAGGCTTGGGAGTGTCGTGGGAGATGGATGTTTCTTCAGTTGATTGAGAAATATGAGGAGGATAACTATCTTCCGGTTTCGGTAAAGCAGCTTTGGTATGACATACGGGTCAGAGTTGGTTTTGCGAGGATCAGGGAATGGACTTGCTCTATTAGGCATTTATGGGAAGATTTGATGGTGGAGGTGATTGAGGACAATCTGAAAATCACTATAAATCAGTTTCTTCGTGATAATGATGCTGAAAGATATCCACTCCATGAGTTCGAGCTAGTTAAAGAAGCTTCTCA GACCTATGCTTGTCCAAGTGGCGTGGAAGTGGAAGTGATTGCTCCACAAGAACAACAGTTTTTCTCCAATGACAAAGATCACAGATGCATGTCCATGCCTGGCTTAGCTTCTCTGTCTGGCATAAGGTCGGAGGAAAGTTACATCAATGGGGTAACAGAACTTTCCAGCCAAAAATCTACTTCCGACCATATCAAGTTGATACTACCCGATAAACTTAGAACCTGGCAATTTTTTTATTGTGTTGTTAAATCATGCCCACAAGCCGTGTCGAGCTATATTAGGGCACCGTTACAGATAGTGGCCTTCCATGTTAGGAAGCATCTTAAGTATATGGGATGGACCATAGAACAAACTGTGGATGAAGGTGGAAGGCATAGGTTTCGCTACCTCTCACCAGATGGAAGGCTAAATGAGAAGTCCCTTCGTCAAATATGTATCATATTGAAACAACGTGATCAGCCCCTGGCTCCTCCGGTGGTGGCTAAGCCTCTTTCTCTGCCTAGTGAAAACTGGAAGTGTAACACTCGGGAAATGAGGAGCATTGTTTTGGCTTTGCCTGCTTGTAACCGAAATGTCGCTCTTGGTGATGGAAGGAAGTCGCCTGCTGCAACCTTGCTTGAGTGTGGAAGCCAAGGAAAAGAGGAGGTCTTCAATAGAAAAAGCGGTGAATCCTATCCCAGCAACGCCGCCCAGAATCGTAAAAGAGCACTCTATTTTAGGCTGGAGACAAAAACAAAAGCTCAAGGCTTCGAAAGGTTGAGAAGTAAGCGTAAACAGAAACCTAATCTTAGATATCGCTCCAGGGAGAACAAACTGACTGTAGGTTCGCGAGATGTCAATCTGAGCAGGACGAGGGGGCAAACTTCAAGAGTACTAACAGATATCAAGAATCGAGTAACTGGTCGTGGTAAACCCCGTGTGTCACGATCAAGCAAGAGATTGCAGCGGGTAATGACTCCCACTTCCAGAAATCAAAGTCCACGCACTGTTCTTTCCTGGCTCATCGATAACAATGTGATTCTACCAAGAGAAAATATACGATGACGTAACCAAAAGGATCACACTGTGAGAAAACATGGAAAACTAACTCGTGCGGGTATAAAATGCAGTTGTTGCCGTAGAATTTTCTCCATAAGTGGCTTTGAGGCTCATGCTAATGGTGGATCCTGCAGAACGGCAGCCAACATCTTCCTGGACGATGGAAGATCTCTTTTGGAATGCCAAGTGGAAGAAAGAAAGGAAGCACAACCACCTAATCTTCTGAAGATAAAATTGCGTCATGGGGAGAACGACATAGTTTGTTCCGTTTGTCATTATGGAGGGAAGCTGATTCTTTGCGATGGATGTCCATCCGCTTTCCATGCAACTTGTCTTGGGCTGGAG GATGTTCCAGACGGTGACTGGTTCTGCGCATCATGTTGTTGTGAAGCCTGTGGACTATTTATTGCCAAGAATACTAGCAAGTATGCTAAAGATAATATACTTATCAGCTGCAAGCAGTGTGAACGTAAAT ATCACCCTAGCTGTCTGCAGGATTCATTGAATACATTCTTGGCAGAAAAGTGGTTTTGCAGCAAGGACTGCGAAGAG ATATTTGTAAATCTCCGTGAGCTTATTGGGAAACCGAGAGAGGTGTGCTTGAAGAAGAAATTAACTTGGAGACTGGTGCAGTCCTTGGAACAAGATACATTTGGGACTGACGCTTCTAAAATTGAAGCCGTGGCAGAAACCCACTGCAAGCTCAGTGTAGCTCTTGACGTGATGCATGAACTTTTCGAGCCTGTGAAAAGACGTCATTCTGGTGGAGATCTTGCTGAAGATGTTATTTTTAGCAGATG GTCAAAATATAAACGTTTGAACTTCAGTGGATTTTACACGGTACTTCTAGAAAGGAACGACGAACTGATTACTGTGGCTACTGTCAG GATTCTGGGGAAAAAGGTTGCAGAAATGCCCTTCATTGGTACTAGATTCCAGCATCGCCAGCATGGCATGTGCCGAGTTTTCATGGATGAACTCGAAAAG GTGCTCATTGACTTGGGAGTTGAGAGACTGGTCCTGCCTGCAGTTCGGTGCGTACTGGACACATGGATCAACTCATTTGGGTTTTCAAAAGTGATAATTCCCGAAAAGAAAAACTTTCTGCAGTTTACTTTCTTGGAATTTGGACGAACAATATTGTGCCAAAAGATACTGATCATGAGCAGTGTGTCACATCCACCTCCAAGTACAAGTACAG TGTTTCTTGGTGAAACAAACTGTGACATCATCACGATTGAAGACAAATACATGAGGCAGAACAGAACATGA
- the LOC106315044 gene encoding uncharacterized protein At2g29880-like, protein MGDQEGKIKNQYISWSPEETKTLLRLLVDGVNQNWTDASGKFNKLTVEQRILPELNKICGSKKTFSQYKNKTKILKKKHKGFVDLLRFSSGFGWDKDTKKFTAPNEVWNEYLQGHKKDTYLRDDTFEDFEDLEKVYGQNIAKGNNTVGTYKKTLTMKLRCFEVKWL, encoded by the exons ATGGGAGATCAAGAAGGAAAAATTAAAAATCAATATATTTCTTGGTCGCCCGAAGAAACCAAAACATTGTTGCGCTTGTTGGTCGATGGCGTTAATCAGAATTGGACTGATGCGAGTGGTAAATTCAATAAACTTACCGTGGAACAACGAATATTACCGGAGTTAAACAAAATTTGTGGATCTAAGAAAACCTTTTCCCAATACAAAAACAAAACAAAGATTCTGAAGAAAAAACACAAGGGTTTTGTAGATCTTCTTCGTTTTAGTTCAGGATTTGGTTGGGATAAGGACACGAAGAAATTTACTGCTCCAAATGAAGTATGGAATGAATACCTCCAG GGACACAAGAAAGATACGTATTTACGTGATGATACGTTTGAAGATTTTGAAGACCTAGAGAAGGTCTATGGACAAAACATTGCAAAAGGAAATAATACAGTGGG GACGTATAAGAAGACACTCACAATGAAGCTACGTTGTTTCGAAGTGAAATGGTTGTAA
- the LOC106318788 gene encoding zinc finger CCCH domain-containing protein 66, whose amino-acid sequence MGDDELSHLKFTLLLESAACNDLSGFKSLIEEEGLSTIDRSGLWYGRRLGSKKMCFEERTPLMIAALFGSKEIVDFIISTGLVDVNRSCGSDGATALHCAVSGLSGNSLEVVTLLLSASADPESRDADGNKPVDVMVSPCLSPVFSGRKKVLERLLKGNEADVQEEEVEAEVEVEVSLSPPRKEYPIDPTLPDIKNGIYGTDEFRMYAFKIKPCSRAYSHDWTECPFVHPGENARRRDPRKYHYSCVPCPEFRKGSCSRGDSCEYAHGIFECWLHPAQYRTRLCKDETNCSRRVCFFAHKPDELRPLYTSTGSGVPSPRSSFSSCNSAAFDMGPISPLPPLSPNGGVLTTPPLSPNGVPSPIGSGKPWMNWPSATPPTLHLPGSRLKSALNAREINFSEEIHQSLASPGRWNNNTAASPPFSGNGMNRLSSGGISPVHSLSDMFGASSLSSSPVGANYQFSMDSLASRAAAFANQRSQSFIERSNELNQHRPAMTTACLDDWGSLDGKLDWSVNGDELQELRNSTSFRLRAGSMESRTPTELEEPDVSWVEPLVKEPQEPRVAPVWMEQSYMETEQTVA is encoded by the coding sequence ATGGGAGATGACGAGCTGTCTCACCTCAAATTCACCCTTCTGCTCGAATCAGCAGCCTGCAATGATCTCTCCGGCTTTAAGTCTCTAATCGAAGAAGAGGGTCTCTCTACCATTGATCGGTCCGGTTTGTGGTATGGGAGGAGGTTAGGATCAAAGAAGATGTGTTTTGAAGAGAGGACGCCTCTTATGATCGCTGCCTTGTTTGGAAGCAAAGAGATCGTTGATTTCATAATCAGCACCGGTCTTGTGGATGTGAACCGCTCTTGCGGCTCTGATGGTGCAACAGCGCTTCACTGCGCTGTCTCCGGCTTGTCTGGGAATAGCCTCGAGGTCGTTACTCTTCTCCTGAGCGCTTCTGCGGATCCGGAATCTCGTGATGCAGATGGTAACAAGCCTGTGGATGTGATGGTGTCCCCGTGCTTGAGTCCGGTTTTTAGCGGGAGGAAGAAGGTTTTGGAGAGGTTGTTGAAAGGAAATGAAGCTGATGTTCAAGAAGAAGAGGTTGAGGCTGAGGTTGAGGTTGAAGTGTCTCTTTCGCCTCCGAGGAAGGAGTACCCTATTGATCCGACGCTTCCTGATATCAAGAACGGTATCTACGGAACAGATGAGTTCCGTATGTACGCATTCAAAATCAAACCGTGTTCCAGAGCATACTCTCACGACTGGACCGAGTGTCCCTTCGTTCACCCAGGCGAGAACGCGAGGAGACGCGATCCGAGAAAGTATCACTACAGCTGCGTCCCTTGTCCCGAGTTCCGCAAAGGCTCTTGCTCCAGAGGGGATTCTTGCGAGTACGCTCACGGTATCTTCGAGTGCTGGCTTCACCCTGCTCAGTACCGTACCCGTCTCTGCAAGGACGAGACGAATTGCTCGAGGAGAGTTTGCTTCTTTGCGCACAAACCTGATGAGCTACGTCCCTTGTACACTTCGACTGGATCGGGTGTTCCTTCTCCGAGGTCGTCCTTCTCGTCTTGCAACTCTGCTGCTTTTGACATGGGACCGATAAGTCCGCTTCCTCCGTTGAGTCCTAACGGCGGAGTGCTAACCACACCTCCTCTGAGTCCTAACGGTGTACCTTCTCCTATTGGTAGCGGAAAGCCTTGGATGAACTGGCCTAGCGCTACCCCTCCGACACTGCATCTCCCAGGGAGCAGGCTCAAGTCCGCGTTGAACGCCAGAGAAATCAACTTCTCTGAGGAGATTCATCAAAGCCTTGCTTCTCCAGGTAGATGGAACAATAACACAGCTGCTTCACCTCCCTTCTCTGGAAACGGCATGAACAGGCTTTCGAGTGGAGGAATCAGCCCGGTTCATAGCCTAAGCGACATGTTCGGGGCCAGCAGCCTCTCGTCGTCCCCTGTGGGAGCTAACTATCAGTTCTCAATGGATTCCTTGGCTTCGAGAGCGGCTGCATTTGCTAATCAGAGAAGCCAGAGCTTCATAGAACGCAGCAATGAACTGAATCAACACCGTCCCGCCATGACTACTGCTTGTCTGGATGATTGGGGCTCACTGGACGGAAAGCTTGACTGGAGCGTGAACGGAGACGAGCTGCAAGAACTCAGGAACTCCACTTCTTTCCGTCTCAGAGCTGGTAGCATGGAATCAAGAACCCCCACGGAGCTGGAGGAACCAGATGTCTCGTGGGTGGAGCCGCTGGTGAAAGAGCCACAGGAGCCAAGGGTGGCTCCGGTTTGGATGGAGCAATCATACATGGAGACAGAACAAACCGTTGCTTGA
- the LOC106318789 gene encoding uncharacterized protein LOC106318789 has translation MKMKSSSSSLSFGLKTHSFGCISLFLQKLLCSGAISTYPSDQITEPCFGPPDFTSEPARVRGGEPGAVARLMGLESLPVTDKTRVVSRSRWVNSGENVKRDDDEIQGKHRRVKSTLEYVELEDDNFFILSFEKARNDKAFGELKQLGTRKYKKRRESREHQTHIEDKENDINAMNVSPGRERPETGELKQRIKEKRKNMRKRREIQLRQNIKNYGHWSRDEDLVNCEVKSIMEEEECRSCDDSSPVSVLDYDRVTPEPENTSRRRLSSQLESSKSNEPVQEDHTSRESETRVHGYQEMWHMICRLTVTELEESNSVYRKASKLGDLEGRISEDIAQNILDQLLEETITTLSLTSQV, from the exons ATGAAGATGAAGTCATCGTCTTCTTCACTCTCATTCGGCTTAAAGACTCATTCTTTCGGCTGTATCTCTCTGTTTCTTCAGAAACTTCTCTGTTCTGGTGCCATTTCTACATACCCGTCTGATCAAATCACTGAACCGTGTTTCGGGCCTCCTGATTTTACGTCTGAACCAGCTAGAGTCAGAGGAGGTGAGCCAGGAGCTGTGGCGAGGCTCATGGGTTTGGAGTCGCTTCCCGTAACTGACAAAACCAGAGTCGTCTCAAGGAGCCGTTGGGTGAATTCTGGTGAGAATGTGAAGAGGGATGACGATGAGATTCAAGGAAAGCATAGAAGAGTAAAGTCCACTCTGGAGTATGTTGAGCTCGAAGACGACAACTTCTTCATTCTCAGCTTCGAGAAGGCTAGAAATGATAAGGCTTTTGGAGAGCTGAAGCAGCTGGGAACAAGAAAATACAAGAAGAGACGAGAAAGTAGAGAGCATCAAACACATATAGAGGATAAGGAGAACGACATCAACGCCATGAACGTTTCACCAGGACGCGAGAGACCTGAGACTGGAGAACTGAAGCAGCGTATAAAGGAGAAACGTAAGAACATGAGAAAAAGAAGAGAAATTCAGTTGAGACAGAACATCAAGAACTACGGTCATTGGTCCAGAGATGAAGATTTAGTAAACTGTGAAGTGAAATCAATTATGGAGGAAGAAGAGTGTAGAAGCTGCGATGATTCGAGCCCTGTTTCGGTTCTTGATTATGATCGAGTAACTCCGGAACCAG AGAACACTTCCAGAAGACGGTTATCTTCTCAACTCGAATCTAGTAAGAGCAATGAACCAGTTCAAGAAGATCACACATCAAGAGAGTCTGAAACCAGAGTCCATGGCTACCAAGAGATGTGGCACATGATTTGCAGACTCACTGTAACTGAGCTTGAAGAGTCAAACTCGGTTTACAGAAAAGCTTCAAAGCTTGGAGATTTGGAAGGACGCATAAGCGAAGACATAGCCCAAAACATCTTAGATCAACTCTTAGAAGAAACAATTACAACACTTTCTCTAACTTCACAAGTGTAA